Proteins encoded within one genomic window of Clupea harengus chromosome 10, Ch_v2.0.2, whole genome shotgun sequence:
- the LOC116222100 gene encoding proteoglycan 4-like, with translation MIEQEEVLDFKALRAKFLKEDPLKLMNKPAIAQKPKVIPPPPSGTRVSLIDTINTAVENKMPFMPRVVFKDDKKQPPKLASKSKEKEAGVKPELINQKQKKEGDIVMQAMKDKKLPKLLPMLPVPVAAPEPESAPPPKPVKPPTAKKKGISIFKKPPKPQKVKTEAAQSTSPPSCPNPPSSGTAAPVVNTPVAQQALLPPIPVPAPTLVSSGAATPAPTPPVAQKPLMPPIPVITAPSSIPEPVIPEAAVSIPDVPPLDVVVPEISPPSIPEPEVPAPEDAALQIPDPEVPTPETSALSIPDLDGLSPEIHAPAIPDLDIPTPEIDVEAIPEPDIPTEIAPEVPEVPELEISVSDIPAPEMSKNNPVSDIAELDIPAPIIPPPEIPDFDAADPAISDPIIPDPTTQDADVTAPSIPDITSLDPPPPIMPASSIPVSDSLVISRTPSPEQVAPELSSSPLPSELPPAPVEFAEVEDVASEAKQESSSSASIEETSAEEPQCTTPPQLVTALSALERAEESSAEEPRCSTPPQLVTALSALERAEESAPERRTPSSDQRILNLLEKAKKKYAANKQANKTPSPSVSPVPPVSRTPTQADPTPPVSRTPTQADPTPPVSSTPTQADPTPPVSPAVSLPELPPVDYEEPVEDAWEQGRPATLVNGFDHRQVSPILEEPMMEEAQAEVPPAPPARKPLPAVPEKPLPAVPEKPPRPPVRNLSQLTSPIPVPQDDNEVVIPAPQDFSAEEPVLDPQNLSAVVPEYEDGSDIGTPELEILECGMSESSTVEEAGARETEHEIPEEGLGVLEENYAEADLGPPMAEVPEAEAAAFLDPTDSPVGQDAQTPTGPQDSPPEISDNIYEDVTTNKKKSKKKSPPKSELDSSKRDIKTGRNPR, from the exons ATGATCGAACAG GAAGAAGTCCTGGACTTCAAAGCCCTGAGGGCAAAGTTCCTGAAAGAGGATCCCTTGAAGCTAATGAACAAACCTGCCATTGCGCAGAAACCCAAagtcatcccccctccccccagtgGTACCCGCGTGTCTCTGATCGACACCATCAACACTGCCGTGGAAAACAAAATGCCCTTCATGCCCCGCGTGGTCTTCAAGGATGACAAGAAGCAGCCCCCGAAACTGGCTTCCAAATCCAAAGAGAAAGAGGCTGGCGTGAAGCCGGAGCTTATTAACCAGAAACAGAAGAAAGAGGGCGACATCGTCATGCAGGCGATGAAAGATAAGAAGCTGCCCAAGCTGCTCCCAATGCTTCCGGTGCCTGTTGCAGCACCTGAGCCTGAGTCTGCCCCCCCGCCAAAGCCAGTCAAACCCCCCACAGCCAAAAAGAAGGGGATTTCAATCTTCAAAAAGCCTCCGAAGCCTCAAAAAGTCAAGACAGAAGCTGCCCAGAGCACATCGCCACCAAGCTGCCCCAATCCCCCATCCAGTGGCACAGCAGCCCCGGTGGTTAATACACCCGTGGCTCAACAGGCTCTGCTTCCCCCCATCCCAGTCCCAGCTCCTACCCTGGTTAGTTCTGGTGCTGCCACTCCGGCTCCAACACCTCCTGTGGCACAGAAGCCTCTAATGCCTCCCATCCCAGTCATAACCGCACCTTCCAGTATTCCTGAGCCAGTTATCCCAGAGGCAGCCGTATCTATTCCCGATGTTCCTCCCCTGGATGTTGTGGTTCCTGAAATTTCTCCCCCAAGCATTCCAGAGCCAGAGGTTCCGGCCCCTGAAGATGCAGCACTGCAGATTCCTGATCCCGAAGTTCCTACCCCTGAAACTTCTGCTCTATCTATTCCTGATTTAGACGGTCTTTCGCCTGAAATTCATGCACCAGCTATTCCTGATCTAGACATTCCTACCCCTGAAATTGATGTAGAAGCCATTCCAGAGCCAGATATTCCCACTGAAATTGCACCTGAGGTACCAGAGGTACCAGAACTTGAGATTTCTGTGTCAGATATCCCTGCTCCAGAAATGTCTAAAAATAATCCTGTTTCAGATATTGCAGAGTTAGACATTCCTGCCCCAATCATCCCCCCACCAGAAATTCCAGACTTCGATGCTGCTGATCCAGCTATTTCAGATCCAATTATTCCGGATCCAACCACTCAAGACGCAGATGTTACCGCCCCCAGTATTCCAGATATAACTTCTCTTGATCCACCACCCCCTATTATGCCTGCTTCTTCTATTCCAGTTTCTGACAGTCTGGTTATTTCTCGGACTCCCTCTCCCGAACAAGTCGCCCCTGAGCTCTCCTCCAGCCCTCTTCCTTCAGAGTTGCCGCCGGCTCCTGTTGAATTTGCAGAGGTAGAGGATGTCGCTTCAGAAGCAAAGCAGGAAAGTAGTAGTAGTGCTTCCATAGAAGAGACCTCCGCTGAGGAGCCCCAGTGCACCACCCCTCCCCAGCTGGTGACGGCCCTCTCGGCCCTGGAGAGGGCAGAAGAAAGCTCCGCTGAGGAACCCCGGTGCAGCACCCCTCCCCAGCTGGTGACGGCCCTCTCGGCCCTGGAGAGGGCAGAAGAAAGCGCCCCGGAGAGGCGGACCCCGTCCAGCGACCAGAGAATATTAAACCTTCTGGAAAAGGCCAAGAAGAAATATGCGGCCAACAAGCAGGCAAACAAGACTCCGTCTCCATCCGTTTCGCCGGTCCCGCCCGTCAGCAGAACCCCCACCCAGGCTGACCCCACCCCGCCCGTCAGCAGAACCCCCACCCAGGCTGACCCCACCCCGCCCGTCAGCAGTACCCCCACCCAGGCTGACCCCACCCCGCCAGTCAGCCCCGCAGTCTCACTGCCTGAACTGCCTCCAGTTGATTATGAGGAGCCAGTGGAGGACGCTTGGGAACAGGGTCGGCCAGCCACTCTAGTGAATGGTTTCGATCACA GACAAGTATCTCCCATTCTGGAGGAGCCAATGATGGAGGAGGCGCAGGCAGAGGTGCCCCCAGCACCCCCGGCCAGGAAACCCCTACCTGCTGTTCCAGAGAAACCCCTACCTGCTGTTCCAGAGAAACCTCCTCGTCCGCCAGTTCGCAACCTCAGTCAACTCACCTCCCCGATCCCAGTGCCTCAGGATGATAATG AAGTGGTGATTCCAGCCCCTCAGGATTTTAGTGCAGAAGAGCCCGTTCTGGACCCTCAGAACCTTTCAGCAGTAGTTCCGGAATATGAAGACGGTTCAGACATTGGAACACCAGAGTTGGAGATTCTGGAGTGTGGAATGTCTGAGTCCTCCACTGTGGAAGAGGCTGGCGCCAGGGAGACAGAGCATGAGATTCCAGAGGAAGGCCTCGGAGTTCTGGAGGAGAACTATGCAGAAGCAGACCTTGGACCTCCGATGGCCGAGGTCCcagaagcagaggcagcagcattTCTCGACCCAACAGACTCTCCTGTTGGTCAAGATGCCCAGACGCCAACCGG ACCACAGGACAGCCCTCCTGAGATCTCTGACAATATCTATGAGGATGTGACAACCAATAAGAAAAAAAGCAAGAAGAAGTCCCCGCCAAAGAGTGAGTTAGATTCCTCAAAGCGTGATAtcaaaacaggaagaaacccCAGATAG